Proteins encoded in a region of the Clostridia bacterium genome:
- a CDS encoding type II secretion system protein — protein MILSKDDGFTLVEIVVAVALLGLIGAFFYSGIRIGIGTSQRGKTKVESVSILQSVTEELASSNLSSNVNKGDMTYSDTWVPNQYSVKYRVTDTSHGVYRLTVEVSMGADIIASNSVLAPK, from the coding sequence ATGATCCTCAGCAAGGACGACGGCTTCACCCTTGTGGAGATAGTGGTGGCAGTGGCCCTTTTGGGGCTCATTGGAGCCTTCTTCTACTCCGGAATCCGGATCGGGATTGGTACGAGTCAGCGCGGAAAGACAAAGGTCGAGTCTGTTTCGATACTTCAATCGGTCACAGAGGAACTAGCGTCGTCCAACCTTAGCTCTAATGTGAACAAAGGAGACATGACTTACAGCGACACATGGGTTCCGAACCAGTACTCTGTCAAGTATCGTGTCACTGACACTTCGCACGGTGTGTACCGCCTGACGGTGGAGGTGAGCATGGGTGCGGACATCATTGCGAGCAACTCCGTGTTGGCGCCCAAGTAA
- the gyrA gene encoding DNA gyrase subunit A: MTELKDGKIVPVEIEDEMRKSYLLYSMSVIVGRALPDVRDGLKPIHRRILYAMYDIGLTSDKQYRKSATVVGEVMGKYHPHGDTAIYDTMVRLAQPFSMRCMLIDGHGNFGSVDGDPAAAMRYTEVRMAKLASAMLADIEKNTVDFTPNFDESLKEPTVLPSRFPQLLVNGSAGIAVGMATNIPPHNLVEVIDGTIALIDNPEATIDDIAEHIKGPDFPTGGVILGAQGIRDAYHTGRGSIKVRAKARIEPMNGGRQRIVVTELPYQVNKSKLVEKIAELARDRTIDGITDLRDESDREGLRVVVELRRDANANVVLNQLYKHTPMESTFGVIMLVLVNNEPRVINLKQVLQHYIAHQEDVVTRRTQFELAKAEDRAHILEGLRIALDHIDEIIALIRASRSRDTAREALMQRFGLSERQATAILEMRLQSLTGLEREKIEQEYAEILALIQSLREVLGSETLLLGVIKKEMVEIRDKYGDPRRTEITEVFGEIEMEDLIAREDVVVTMSHSGYIKRLPVTTYKSQRRGGRGVTGMATREEDFVENLFVTNTHDTILFFTNKGKVYSLKGYEIPEAQRQAKGTAIVNLINLDPGESVTTVVPVSKFVDDVFVTMATRKGTVKKTSLTDFAAIRKTGIIAISLAPDDELISVKLAEGDDEILLVTRDGMSIRFHHCEVRAMGRTAAGVRGIDLDRDDVMVGMDIARDNADVLVITNNGYGKRTPVVDYRPQRRAGKGLKALRLTPKTGSIVGVKLVRDENELMLMTTSGYVIRFQISDVPVMGRDTQGVKVMNLEPDDQVVSIARVSPKSEDDLED, translated from the coding sequence TTGACGGAGCTTAAAGACGGCAAGATTGTGCCGGTGGAAATCGAAGATGAAATGCGCAAATCGTACCTGCTCTACTCGATGAGCGTCATTGTGGGGCGGGCTCTTCCCGATGTGCGTGACGGCCTCAAGCCGATCCACCGCAGGATTCTGTATGCCATGTACGATATAGGACTCACATCAGATAAGCAGTATCGGAAATCGGCTACGGTTGTCGGCGAAGTGATGGGCAAGTACCATCCCCACGGCGACACTGCCATTTACGACACCATGGTCAGGCTGGCTCAGCCATTCTCCATGAGGTGCATGCTCATTGACGGCCATGGGAACTTTGGCTCAGTTGATGGGGATCCCGCAGCTGCCATGAGATACACCGAGGTCAGAATGGCGAAACTCGCCTCTGCGATGCTAGCGGATATCGAGAAGAATACGGTGGATTTTACTCCCAACTTCGACGAATCCCTGAAGGAACCCACCGTGCTTCCGTCGCGTTTTCCGCAGCTGCTCGTGAATGGATCGGCTGGGATCGCAGTGGGCATGGCCACGAACATACCACCGCACAACCTCGTTGAGGTCATCGATGGGACCATAGCTCTCATCGATAACCCCGAGGCGACAATTGACGACATTGCGGAGCACATCAAGGGGCCTGATTTCCCCACAGGCGGGGTGATCCTGGGCGCTCAAGGGATACGGGACGCATACCACACCGGACGCGGCAGCATAAAGGTGCGCGCCAAGGCCAGGATCGAGCCGATGAACGGCGGAAGGCAGCGAATCGTCGTTACCGAACTGCCTTACCAGGTGAACAAGTCGAAACTCGTGGAGAAAATCGCGGAACTTGCGCGCGACCGCACGATCGATGGAATCACCGATCTCCGCGATGAGTCGGATCGTGAAGGCCTTAGGGTAGTTGTGGAACTCCGACGAGACGCCAATGCCAATGTAGTCCTCAACCAGCTCTACAAGCATACGCCCATGGAGAGCACGTTTGGCGTCATCATGTTGGTGCTGGTGAACAACGAACCCCGAGTTATCAACCTGAAGCAGGTGCTTCAGCACTACATCGCCCACCAGGAGGATGTGGTGACTCGCAGAACCCAGTTTGAACTCGCCAAGGCGGAAGATCGCGCCCATATCCTGGAAGGTCTGCGCATCGCTCTGGACCACATCGACGAGATAATCGCGCTCATCCGTGCATCGCGGAGCCGGGATACCGCCCGCGAGGCCCTAATGCAAAGGTTCGGGCTCTCGGAACGGCAGGCCACGGCGATCCTTGAGATGCGCCTGCAGAGCCTCACCGGGCTTGAGCGTGAAAAGATAGAACAGGAGTACGCTGAGATCCTCGCCCTGATCCAAAGCCTCCGTGAGGTACTCGGAAGCGAGACCCTCCTCCTCGGCGTGATCAAGAAGGAAATGGTCGAGATCAGAGACAAGTATGGTGATCCGCGCAGAACCGAGATTACCGAGGTCTTTGGCGAGATCGAAATGGAGGATCTTATCGCCCGGGAAGATGTGGTCGTCACCATGAGCCACAGCGGGTACATCAAGCGCCTCCCAGTGACCACATACAAGTCGCAGCGACGGGGAGGACGGGGGGTTACCGGGATGGCAACCCGTGAAGAGGACTTCGTTGAGAACCTGTTCGTGACTAACACCCACGACACCATCTTGTTCTTCACGAACAAGGGGAAGGTCTACTCCCTGAAGGGCTATGAGATTCCGGAGGCGCAGAGGCAGGCAAAGGGCACGGCCATCGTGAACCTCATTAACCTCGATCCGGGGGAGTCGGTCACTACTGTAGTGCCTGTATCGAAATTCGTAGACGACGTGTTCGTGACGATGGCTACCAGAAAGGGCACTGTGAAGAAGACATCGCTCACGGATTTCGCAGCCATACGGAAGACTGGCATAATCGCAATCTCCCTTGCGCCTGACGATGAACTGATCTCAGTGAAACTTGCGGAGGGGGATGACGAGATACTCCTCGTAACGAGGGACGGGATGTCAATTAGATTCCATCACTGCGAAGTAAGGGCGATGGGCAGGACTGCCGCTGGTGTGCGAGGCATCGATCTCGACCGGGATGACGTGATGGTAGGGATGGACATCGCGCGAGATAACGCGGACGTCCTGGTGATAACCAATAACGGCTATGGAAAGCGCACTCCAGTGGTTGACTACCGCCCGCAGCGCAGGGCCGGAAAAGGGCTGAAGGCGCTCCGCCTGACTCCGAAGACTGGAAGCATAGTCGGGGTGAAGCTGGTCCGTGATGAAAACGAGCTCATGTTGATGACTACGTCGGGCTACGTGATCAGGTTCCAGATATCCGACGTGCCTGTGATGGGCCGGGATACCCAGGGCGTGAAGGTGATGAACCTTGAGCCAGATGACCAGGTGGTCTCAATAGCTCGCGTGTCACCGAAGAGCGAGGATGATCTGGAGGATTGA
- a CDS encoding type II secretion system protein — protein MRTSLRATPCWRPSKPSESGMTLVELMIAVVLAILLVGAAFTYVQVGMSANARVSNQARYSQGLALAANEILDGSGSEFRGMRAASSISVRSGGGYEFHYSGAISSHTESYWVSNGYVYRSSDGGAALQMTMADSLSIDLAGASGFYVVSLTMNVGSGNTVQYSTRARLRNRAK, from the coding sequence GTGCGGACATCATTGCGAGCAACTCCGTGTTGGCGCCCAAGTAAACCGAGCGAGAGCGGCATGACCCTGGTAGAGCTGATGATCGCCGTGGTTCTCGCGATCTTGCTCGTGGGTGCGGCCTTCACCTATGTGCAGGTGGGCATGTCGGCGAACGCGCGCGTGAGCAATCAAGCTCGTTACTCCCAGGGGCTTGCGCTGGCTGCAAACGAGATACTCGATGGTTCGGGGAGCGAGTTTAGGGGCATGCGCGCTGCGTCGTCGATCTCGGTCCGCTCTGGAGGAGGATACGAATTCCACTATTCCGGGGCGATCTCGTCTCATACCGAAAGCTATTGGGTCAGCAATGGTTACGTGTACCGCTCCTCCGACGGAGGAGCGGCGCTACAGATGACCATGGCTGACAGTCTGTCCATAGATCTCGCCGGGGCCAGCGGGTTTTACGTCGTGAGCCTGACTATGAATGTGGGGAGTGGAAACACCGTCCAGTATTCAACAAGAGCCAGACTGCGAAATCGCGCCAAGTGA